A region of the Peptococcaceae bacterium genome:
CTTGCAGTTCAGCCACTTTATTAAGGTTATAATCGTTCGTTATTACCACACCGTTTATTACCTGAGCCAATCTGACCAGTTTGCTGTCGACTTCGATAACCTCCGGGAAGTCGCGTTCATCAATTTGCACCATGACATCGAGTTCTTTTCTGATTTTGTTGAGAATGTCCAGCCCGCGCCTGCCCCTGTTTCTCTTTAAAACATCGGACGAATCGGCAATGTGCCGGAGTTCTTCCAGCACAAAAGACGGTATAACCAGTATCCCATCGATGAACCCGCTTTTGCAGATGTCGGCGATCCGCCCGTCAATAATTACGCTTGTATCAAGGATTTTATAATAACAAGGCGGTTTTGTCTCGGTCTTATTTGTGGTCTTATCTTTGTCTTTTGCTATTTTAGGGAATATGAGAAAAACGCTCAGGAGTTCCTCCTTCTTTTTCAGCCCAATGCTCATCCCTAAATAACCGAGAAGGACGCTTCCCGCGACCGGCACGTAATTGCCCACCAGGGGAATTCTGGCAAAGGTCGACCCTAATAAGCTCGCAATTATAAGTCCGACAATCAGACCTATAGCCGCTCCCATCAAATCGCTCAAAGGCATTTTTTGCAGCTTGCTTTCAACCCAATCCGTCATTTGAATAACCCAGGCGATCAAGTGCGGAGCAACGCTATAGCCTATCAACCCGGCTAACACCCCGGGGAAAACAGTAAGAGCCAACCTGATTTCCAGATTTGCGACGCTAAACCACCTGCTGTGTGTTAGGGCATAACCCAGGTAAACACCACCGCTAAGAAAGGCAAGGGCAATAAAAACCCTCATTATCTTTTTGACCATTCTTTCACCTCCTTCTCTAACCCTGCTGCGACCCTGGTGTCCATTCTCATATATTATAAGTGAGGTCCCGCGATTAGGCAAGATTAAACTCCAATTTTTAACATCTTTCTTTTAATACTTTATTTTATAAATTAAGTAAGGCCAGCTGCTGCTGGCTTCTCGCTTTCGGCCGAGGAGAACCAGTCCCGCTTCCGGCAGTGCA
Encoded here:
- a CDS encoding PIN/TRAM domain-containing protein → MVKKIMRVFIALAFLSGGVYLGYALTHSRWFSVANLEIRLALTVFPGVLAGLIGYSVAPHLIAWVIQMTDWVESKLQKMPLSDLMGAAIGLIVGLIIASLLGSTFARIPLVGNYVPVAGSVLLGYLGMSIGLKKKEELLSVFLIFPKIAKDKDKTTNKTETKPPCYYKILDTSVIIDGRIADICKSGFIDGILVIPSFVLEELRHIADSSDVLKRNRGRRGLDILNKIRKELDVMVQIDERDFPEVIEVDSKLVRLAQVINGVVITNDYNLNKVAELQGVKVLNINELANALKPVFLPGEEMIVQIIKDGKESKQGIGYLDDGTMIVVEQGKKYINQTIHVIVTSVLQTAAGRMIFAKPKYNDNRTLYEVDAIG